One part of the Gloeocapsopsis sp. IPPAS B-1203 genome encodes these proteins:
- the nblR gene encoding response regulator transcription factor NblR, translating into MSIAEAERNPCVLVVETDETLAGQVSLDLQESGYEAVIAPDVYSGMQYSQEIQPALIVVDRMLAGESGLELCIHLRKAGARVPVLVLMARDTVDDRIACLEAGADDYFLKPYRSEEFLQRVRLYLQPETGVAEQLRFGDLVLDLATRRAIRHGKALDLTMKEFELLKFLMEHPREVLTREQILENVWGYDFMGESNVIEVYIRYLRLKIEDESQKRLIQTVRGVGYVLRES; encoded by the coding sequence ATGAGTATAGCAGAGGCTGAACGCAACCCTTGTGTTTTAGTTGTCGAAACTGACGAGACTTTAGCAGGACAAGTGAGCCTTGACTTACAAGAATCAGGCTATGAAGCAGTGATCGCGCCTGACGTTTACAGCGGTATGCAATACTCGCAGGAAATACAGCCTGCTTTGATTGTTGTTGATCGCATGCTTGCCGGAGAGTCGGGGCTAGAGTTATGCATTCATTTGCGTAAAGCTGGAGCGCGGGTACCAGTTTTAGTCTTAATGGCAAGAGATACAGTTGACGATCGCATAGCTTGTTTAGAAGCAGGAGCTGATGATTATTTTCTCAAGCCCTACCGTTCCGAAGAATTTCTCCAAAGAGTGCGTCTGTATTTACAACCCGAAACAGGAGTAGCTGAACAATTACGTTTTGGCGATCTCGTTTTGGATTTAGCAACGCGCCGAGCAATTCGCCACGGCAAAGCGCTTGATTTGACAATGAAGGAGTTTGAACTGCTCAAGTTCCTGATGGAACATCCGCGTGAGGTCTTAACCCGCGAACAAATTCTCGAAAATGTTTGGGGTTATGATTTCATGGGCGAATCAAATGTCATTGAAGTTTATATTCGTTATTTACGCCTCAAGATAGAAGACGAAAGTCAAAAACGCTTGATTCAAACTGTGCGGGGTGTAGGCTACGTTTTGCGAGAATCATAG
- a CDS encoding SDR family oxidoreductase translates to MTILVVGATGTLGRQVVRRALDEGYKVRCLVRNPKKATFLKEWGAELVAGNLCYPETLPPALEGVTAIVDAATARPTDSLSIKQVDWEGKVALIQAAKAAGVDRYVFFSLLDADKHPDVPLMEIKRCTELFLAEADLNYTILQLCGFMQGLIGQYAIPILEGQAVWITGESSPVAYMDTQDIAKFAVRALSVPETEKQIFPVVGTRAWSAEEIISLCERLSDKEARITRMPINLLRTMRRVLRFFQWGWNVADRLAFTEVLANGKPLDAPMDEVYQVFGLDPTETTTLESYMQEYFGRILKKLRELDYEKTKTKKKQTPKKTPFKS, encoded by the coding sequence ATGACTATATTAGTTGTCGGTGCTACTGGCACCTTGGGAAGACAAGTAGTTCGCCGTGCTCTCGATGAGGGGTATAAGGTACGCTGTCTTGTAAGAAATCCTAAGAAAGCCACTTTTTTAAAAGAATGGGGCGCTGAACTTGTAGCTGGTAATCTGTGTTATCCAGAAACATTACCTCCGGCGCTCGAAGGTGTAACAGCGATCGTAGACGCAGCCACAGCTCGTCCTACAGATTCTCTTAGTATTAAACAAGTTGACTGGGAAGGCAAAGTAGCACTCATTCAAGCAGCAAAAGCAGCTGGTGTAGACCGCTATGTATTCTTCTCACTGCTAGACGCTGACAAACATCCTGATGTCCCACTGATGGAAATCAAGCGATGCACTGAGCTATTTTTAGCAGAAGCTGATTTAAATTACACCATTTTGCAACTTTGCGGCTTTATGCAAGGGTTGATCGGGCAATACGCAATTCCCATTCTTGAGGGACAAGCCGTGTGGATTACAGGTGAATCTTCTCCTGTTGCTTACATGGATACACAAGATATTGCCAAATTTGCAGTTCGTGCCTTATCAGTTCCAGAAACAGAAAAACAAATTTTTCCTGTAGTCGGTACTCGTGCTTGGAGTGCAGAAGAAATTATTAGTTTGTGTGAACGATTGTCTGACAAAGAAGCTCGCATTACGCGCATGCCAATCAACCTGTTGAGAACTATGCGCCGCGTTCTCCGCTTTTTTCAATGGGGTTGGAATGTTGCCGATCGCCTAGCTTTTACCGAAGTTTTGGCAAATGGTAAACCTTTGGACGCTCCAATGGATGAAGTTTATCAAGTTTTTGGATTAGACCCGACTGAAACCACAACCTTAGAAAGCTATATGCAAGAGTATTTCGGGAGAATTTTGAAGAAGTTACGGGAACTCGATTACGAAAAAACAAAAACAAAAAAGAAGCAAACTCCCAAAAAAACTCCGTTCAAGAGTTAG
- a CDS encoding SRPBCC domain-containing protein, translating to MKQLTTNIEINASASTVWNILTDFDEYPQWNPFIRSASGEVKKGVRLEVQLQPPGGNIITFRPTVLVAEPEREFRWLGQLFLPGIFNGEHYFQIEPLGSDRIRFIHGEIFSGILVPFLAKSLDTKTKIGFEKMNQTLKARAEIG from the coding sequence GTGAAGCAGCTAACTACAAACATTGAGATTAATGCTTCTGCTAGCACTGTGTGGAATATCTTAACTGACTTTGATGAGTATCCCCAATGGAACCCGTTTATTCGTTCTGCGAGTGGTGAGGTGAAAAAAGGGGTGCGCCTAGAAGTGCAACTGCAACCACCAGGAGGAAACATAATCACGTTTCGACCTACAGTTTTGGTTGCTGAACCAGAACGAGAATTTCGTTGGTTAGGACAGTTATTTTTACCAGGAATCTTTAACGGAGAGCATTATTTTCAAATTGAGCCATTGGGAAGCGATCGCATTCGATTTATTCACGGTGAAATATTTTCTGGAATACTCGTTCCTTTTTTAGCAAAAAGTTTGGATACCAAAACTAAAATTGGTTTTGAAAAAATGAATCAAACACTCAAAGCACGCGCAGAAATTGGCTAG
- a CDS encoding DUF5340 domain-containing protein yields the protein MQTIPLPSPIHYELLLQLLEQQTMSAVSQNPTLREQVNQLIITLRKAAAQQKHLEESCQQSQITIESRWSLNHQ from the coding sequence ATGCAGACAATTCCCCTTCCTTCCCCAATTCACTATGAACTTCTATTGCAGTTATTAGAGCAACAAACCATGTCCGCAGTGAGTCAAAATCCAACTTTGCGCGAACAGGTGAATCAGCTAATTATTACCCTGCGTAAAGCCGCTGCGCAACAAAAACATCTAGAAGAAAGTTGTCAACAGTCACAGATTACGATTGAATCGCGGTGGTCACTTAATCATCAGTAG
- a CDS encoding DUF1816 domain-containing protein, whose amino-acid sequence MKSTDDAHSNQIELNWWAEITTTQPHVIYYFGPFISKQEAQWFLPGYIEDIEQEGCQEIRVQVKRCQPTNLTIFEEQVLATSGR is encoded by the coding sequence ATGAAATCAACAGATGACGCTCATAGCAACCAGATTGAACTAAATTGGTGGGCAGAAATTACAACTACTCAACCCCATGTAATTTATTACTTTGGTCCTTTTATCAGCAAACAAGAAGCACAATGGTTTTTACCTGGCTATATCGAAGATATAGAACAAGAAGGCTGTCAAGAGATTCGCGTTCAAGTTAAGCGATGTCAACCAACAAATTTAACCATTTTTGAAGAACAGGTTTTAGCAACTAGTGGGCGGTGA
- a CDS encoding alanine--glyoxylate aminotransferase family protein → MQDKLMLMIPGPTPVPEAALLALAKHPIGHRTSEFSNMLAEVTENLKWLHQTQSDVMMLTTSGTGALEAGMINFLSPGDRILVGCNGKFGERWAEVGEAYNLNVERITAEWGQPLDPQAFAEKLAADKEKQIKAVVVTHSETSTGVLNDLETINRHVKNHGEALIIVDAVTSLGAVNVPMDAWGLDVVGSGSQKGYMIPPGLGIVAVSPKAWEAYKTAKLPRYYLDLGKYRKATAKKTTPFTPPVNLIVALHATLRMMKQEGLEAIFARHQRLMSATRAGIKGLNLPLFVSDDCGSPAITAVAPQGIEADQVRAIMKKRFDIALAGGQDHLSNKIFRIGHLGFVSDRDILSAISSLEVALHELGYENFTPGAGVAAAAKIFAHS, encoded by the coding sequence ATGCAAGACAAGCTGATGCTGATGATTCCTGGTCCCACACCGGTACCAGAGGCAGCGCTACTCGCTTTAGCCAAGCACCCAATTGGTCATCGTACCAGTGAATTTAGCAATATGCTGGCGGAAGTGACAGAAAACCTCAAGTGGCTGCACCAAACCCAAAGCGACGTAATGATGCTGACTACCAGCGGTACAGGTGCACTAGAAGCTGGAATGATTAATTTTTTAAGTCCAGGCGATCGCATTTTGGTTGGTTGTAACGGCAAGTTTGGCGAACGCTGGGCGGAAGTTGGTGAAGCTTACAACTTAAATGTTGAAAGAATTACTGCTGAGTGGGGACAACCCCTCGATCCCCAAGCATTTGCAGAAAAACTCGCAGCAGATAAAGAAAAACAAATCAAAGCTGTCGTTGTTACCCACAGCGAAACATCAACTGGCGTACTCAATGATTTAGAAACAATTAACCGTCACGTTAAAAACCACGGTGAAGCATTAATTATCGTTGATGCAGTGACAAGCCTGGGTGCAGTTAATGTACCAATGGATGCTTGGGGTTTAGATGTTGTTGGTTCTGGTTCGCAAAAAGGTTATATGATTCCTCCAGGACTAGGAATCGTTGCTGTTAGCCCTAAAGCATGGGAGGCTTATAAAACGGCGAAGTTACCCCGCTACTACCTCGATTTAGGTAAATATCGCAAAGCAACTGCAAAAAAAACAACTCCTTTTACACCGCCAGTTAATTTAATTGTGGCTTTACACGCTACACTGCGGATGATGAAACAAGAAGGATTAGAAGCCATCTTTGCGCGTCATCAAAGGCTCATGAGTGCAACCCGTGCTGGTATAAAAGGCTTGAACTTGCCTTTATTTGTGAGTGATGATTGTGGCAGTCCGGCAATTACTGCAGTCGCACCTCAAGGAATTGAAGCAGATCAGGTGCGAGCAATTATGAAAAAACGTTTTGATATTGCTTTAGCTGGTGGGCAAGATCACTTAAGTAATAAAATCTTCCGGATTGGGCATTTGGGCTTTGTGAGCGATCGCGATATTCTCAGTGCTATTTCATCGCTAGAAGTTGCTTTGCACGAACTTGGTTATGAAAACTTTACTCCTGGGGCTGGTGTTGCAGCAGCTGCGAAGATTTTTGCTCATTCGTAG
- a CDS encoding DUF192 domain-containing protein, with the protein MSCGSAVIGIVLGTFMLGCSTPTPAVSPTVTPVAQQSVNAAQNLPIAAVTTIAGRKISLEVARTPTEQATGLMHRDTIADDRGMLFVFEPARPVGFWMKNVRFPLDMIFLENGQVKAIAPAVPPCQSEPCPTYGPETPVNQVIELRGGRAAELGIRVGDRLDIQFLDS; encoded by the coding sequence GTGAGTTGTGGTTCTGCTGTTATCGGAATTGTTTTAGGAACTTTCATGCTGGGATGTTCAACACCAACACCAGCTGTATCGCCAACAGTTACACCTGTGGCACAACAATCAGTGAATGCTGCTCAAAACCTGCCCATTGCTGCTGTAACGACAATCGCTGGGCGTAAAATTAGTCTGGAAGTAGCGCGGACACCAACAGAACAAGCAACAGGATTAATGCACCGTGATACAATAGCCGACGATCGCGGAATGCTATTTGTTTTTGAACCTGCCCGACCTGTAGGCTTTTGGATGAAAAATGTCCGGTTTCCGCTGGATATGATTTTCCTGGAAAATGGACAAGTTAAAGCGATCGCACCTGCTGTTCCTCCTTGTCAATCAGAACCATGTCCGACTTATGGTCCTGAAACACCCGTTAATCAAGTCATTGAACTGCGAGGGGGACGCGCTGCTGAACTAGGAATTCGCGTAGGCGATCGCCTAGATATTCAATTTTTAGACTCATAA
- a CDS encoding TetR/AcrR family transcriptional regulator — MQDDRTVQETRALILTTAEAHLRRYGYARTTVSEIARACGMSHANVYRFFKAKADIIDAVIEQWLRQTEIALQAIATQQIPAVAKLKAYVLELYRIKRQECATEQELFETFTTILQEHRTVVAQHIQAIRAILKEILRSGVQTGELQIIDLERATNAVWDATLKFHHPLLVVDTIDEPSEEQAQTILDLLIVALKIGCI; from the coding sequence ATGCAAGACGATCGCACTGTGCAAGAAACCCGTGCTCTAATTTTGACAACCGCAGAAGCTCATCTCCGACGCTATGGCTATGCACGGACAACAGTTAGTGAGATTGCGCGTGCTTGTGGAATGTCTCATGCGAATGTTTACCGTTTTTTTAAGGCTAAAGCCGATATTATTGATGCTGTGATTGAGCAATGGTTGCGTCAAACAGAAATTGCACTACAAGCGATCGCCACTCAGCAAATACCAGCTGTTGCCAAGCTTAAAGCTTATGTTTTGGAGTTGTATCGGATCAAACGCCAAGAATGTGCTACCGAACAAGAACTTTTTGAAACATTCACTACCATCCTTCAAGAGCATCGCACCGTTGTTGCACAACACATTCAAGCTATCCGCGCTATTCTCAAAGAGATTCTCCGTAGCGGAGTACAGACAGGAGAATTGCAGATTATTGATCTCGAACGCGCCACCAATGCAGTTTGGGATGCAACATTGAAATTTCACCATCCGCTGCTTGTCGTAGATACTATCGATGAACCTAGCGAAGAACAAGCTCAGACAATTCTTGACTTACTCATTGTTGCCTTGAAAATAGGTTGTATTTAG
- a CDS encoding response regulator transcription factor, producing MRILIVEDDISLAEILATALIEQRYVVDTVSDGEAAWQQVQTVTYDLIVMDMMLPKLDGINLCKRLRSQSYGIPVLMLTALNNIADKVTGLDAGADDYVIKPVDLQELFARIRALLRRGSAQTSPILEWDGLQLDPSTYEVTYEEKPLYLTPKEYSLLEVLLRNGRRVISRSAIIEHVWSLEDPPEEDTVKAHIKTLRQKLKSIGAASDFIETVHGVGYRLRQPSLHQ from the coding sequence ATGAGGATTCTGATAGTCGAAGACGATATTAGCCTTGCCGAAATTTTAGCAACAGCACTGATTGAGCAGCGGTATGTAGTAGATACTGTAAGTGATGGGGAAGCCGCTTGGCAACAAGTCCAAACTGTTACATACGATCTTATTGTCATGGATATGATGCTTCCCAAACTTGATGGTATTAACCTATGTAAGCGACTACGTTCTCAAAGCTATGGGATACCAGTCCTGATGTTAACTGCCTTAAATAATATTGCAGATAAAGTCACAGGGCTAGACGCGGGAGCTGATGATTATGTTATTAAACCAGTAGACTTACAAGAACTATTTGCGCGGATTCGCGCCTTACTCCGAAGAGGAAGTGCACAGACGTCGCCAATTTTAGAGTGGGATGGGTTGCAGCTAGATCCCAGTACGTATGAAGTAACTTACGAAGAAAAGCCTTTGTACTTGACACCGAAAGAATATAGTCTTCTAGAAGTTCTATTACGCAACGGAAGACGAGTCATTAGTCGCAGTGCCATTATTGAACATGTTTGGTCTTTAGAAGATCCTCCAGAAGAAGATACTGTCAAAGCTCATATCAAGACTCTCCGCCAGAAACTCAAATCCATAGGTGCTGCGAGCGATTTTATTGAAACCGTTCATGGTGTAGGCTATCGTCTCAGACAACCCTCACTACATCAATAG
- a CDS encoding NAD(+) kinase, translated as MPKAGIIYNDVKPIASRVANELKDKLMAAGWEVCVTTGIGGILGYSNPESPVCHTPIDGLTPPGFDRDMKFAIVLGGDGTVLAASRQAAPCGIPLLTVNTGHMGFLTEAYVNQLPLVMEQVMAGKYEIEERAMLAVKVLRRGDSVLWEALCLNEMVLHREPLTCMCHFEIAVGRHAPVDIAADGVIVSTPTGSTAYSLSAGGPVVTPGVPVLQLVPICPHSLASRALVFADTEMVTISSASTDRLVMVVDGNAGCYVFPEDQVHLVRSQYSARFIRLQSPEFFRILREKLGWGLPHIAKPTSVELP; from the coding sequence GTGCCGAAAGCAGGCATTATTTACAATGACGTTAAGCCGATCGCCAGTCGTGTTGCTAACGAACTCAAAGACAAGCTGATGGCAGCGGGTTGGGAAGTTTGTGTCACAACTGGTATCGGAGGAATTTTGGGTTACTCGAACCCAGAAAGTCCGGTGTGTCATACACCGATCGATGGTCTCACACCACCTGGTTTTGATAGGGACATGAAGTTTGCCATAGTCTTAGGAGGCGATGGCACAGTCTTAGCGGCTTCCCGCCAAGCAGCACCTTGTGGCATTCCCTTATTGACGGTAAATACAGGACATATGGGATTTTTAACTGAAGCCTATGTCAATCAATTACCGTTAGTCATGGAACAAGTCATGGCAGGTAAATATGAGATTGAAGAACGAGCGATGTTAGCCGTTAAGGTTTTGCGTCGTGGAGATTCAGTTTTGTGGGAAGCTTTATGTTTGAATGAGATGGTTTTGCACCGCGAACCATTGACGTGTATGTGTCATTTTGAAATTGCTGTAGGACGTCACGCTCCAGTAGACATTGCAGCGGATGGCGTCATTGTTTCAACTCCGACAGGCTCAACTGCGTACTCATTGAGTGCAGGAGGACCTGTGGTCACGCCAGGAGTTCCTGTGTTACAGCTTGTCCCAATTTGTCCACATTCGCTAGCTTCGCGGGCGCTTGTCTTTGCCGACACTGAAATGGTCACAATTTCGAGTGCCAGTACAGATCGGTTAGTCATGGTGGTAGATGGTAACGCTGGATGCTACGTTTTCCCAGAAGATCAGGTGCATTTAGTGCGATCGCAATACTCAGCACGATTTATCAGGCTGCAATCACCAGAGTTCTTCCGCATTTTACGTGAAAAGCTGGGTTGGGGACTGCCTCATATTGCTAAACCGACTTCGGTAGAATTGCCCTAG
- a CDS encoding NAD-dependent epimerase/dehydratase family protein, translated as MKVFVTGGSGFVGHCMIQMLRERGYQVKALARSEQAAKRVSHLGADVVRGDLLDQAVMTDGMRDCEIVVHVAGLLSTWGSYATFYQANVVGTQRIAAAKTAKVEKFVQVGASASVMNHKPLGHADEDFPLQQPTFSPYIATKSLAEQQVTAANQPGFMTAVVRPAWIWGTGDRAIPQLAQAVRAGQFMWIDRGNYTYTTTHVANVCHGAILAAERSSGGQAYFLADDDLVQFREWVTTLLQIEGVTPGNRSIPYRLAWKLARIAETFWQVTRRQDTPPLTRTMVRLIGQELILSDRKARSELGYTPIVSRVSGLAELVRSRDQILSTFS; from the coding sequence ATGAAAGTATTTGTGACTGGTGGTTCAGGGTTTGTCGGTCACTGTATGATTCAGATGTTGCGAGAACGTGGATATCAAGTTAAGGCGCTAGCTCGTTCAGAACAAGCAGCAAAACGGGTAAGTCATTTGGGCGCAGATGTGGTGCGTGGCGATCTACTCGATCAAGCAGTTATGACTGATGGAATGCGCGATTGCGAGATTGTCGTTCATGTTGCTGGCTTGCTGAGTACTTGGGGAAGCTATGCAACGTTTTATCAAGCTAATGTTGTCGGTACACAGCGGATAGCTGCTGCTAAAACTGCCAAAGTTGAGAAATTTGTCCAAGTAGGCGCAAGTGCAAGTGTGATGAACCATAAACCTCTTGGTCATGCAGATGAAGATTTTCCACTACAACAGCCTACTTTCTCTCCGTATATTGCCACCAAGAGCTTGGCAGAGCAACAAGTCACTGCTGCTAATCAACCAGGTTTTATGACAGCAGTTGTTCGCCCTGCTTGGATTTGGGGAACTGGAGATCGTGCTATCCCTCAATTGGCTCAAGCAGTACGGGCAGGTCAATTTATGTGGATTGATCGGGGCAATTATACATACACAACAACTCATGTAGCAAACGTATGTCATGGTGCAATTTTGGCAGCTGAGCGCAGTTCCGGCGGACAGGCATATTTTTTAGCAGATGACGATCTAGTGCAGTTTCGCGAGTGGGTCACAACACTGCTACAAATTGAAGGCGTAACACCAGGAAATCGCAGTATTCCTTATCGCTTAGCTTGGAAACTTGCTAGAATTGCGGAAACTTTTTGGCAAGTCACTCGCCGTCAGGATACGCCACCATTAACGCGAACAATGGTGCGGCTGATCGGTCAAGAATTAATATTGAGCGATCGCAAAGCACGTAGCGAACTAGGTTATACACCGATTGTCTCTCGTGTATCTGGGTTAGCAGAACTCGTGCGATCGCGCGATCAGATACTATCAACTTTTTCCTAG
- a CDS encoding PetM family cytochrome b6-f complex subunit 7 codes for MGGEMFTAAILCLTLIPIGIAMGFLLLKIQGGEESEL; via the coding sequence ATGGGCGGCGAGATGTTTACAGCAGCTATTTTATGCCTCACATTAATCCCCATCGGGATTGCTATGGGCTTTCTCTTGCTTAAAATTCAGGGGGGCGAAGAAAGCGAGTTATGA
- the trpC gene encoding indole-3-glycerol phosphate synthase TrpC translates to MQIRRRSPNTSVDIRSLRYQVAIPNAEPQNILEKIVWHKETEVAQLREKLPLVELQRKALAASPTRDFIGALRQGKTTPALIAEVKKASPSKGVFREDFDPVAIAQSYTQGGASCLSVLTDEKFFQGSFNNLALIRSAVDLPLLCKDFIIYPYQMYMARIRGADAVLLIAAILSDQDLQYFVKIATALHMIALVEVHTLEELDRVLAVDGVQLIGINNRNLADFSVDLQTTCTLLEARKEELRSRNILAVSESGLHTPADLKVVSSAGAAAVLIGESLVKQPDPQAAIAALFTTL, encoded by the coding sequence ATGCAAATTCGCCGTCGATCGCCCAATACATCGGTTGATATAAGAAGCTTACGCTATCAGGTTGCTATTCCTAATGCTGAACCACAAAATATTTTAGAAAAGATTGTCTGGCATAAAGAAACTGAAGTTGCGCAACTACGAGAAAAACTTCCTTTAGTCGAACTTCAACGCAAAGCACTTGCAGCATCACCAACTCGTGATTTTATTGGTGCATTACGTCAAGGAAAGACAACACCTGCACTCATTGCTGAAGTCAAAAAAGCTTCACCAAGTAAAGGTGTTTTTCGCGAAGATTTTGATCCTGTCGCGATTGCGCAATCTTATACTCAAGGAGGCGCAAGTTGTCTTTCGGTATTAACGGATGAAAAGTTCTTTCAAGGCAGTTTTAACAATCTTGCCTTAATTCGTAGTGCCGTAGATTTACCACTTTTGTGCAAAGATTTTATTATCTATCCGTACCAAATGTACATGGCGCGGATTCGCGGTGCAGATGCAGTACTGTTAATTGCCGCAATTCTGAGCGATCAAGATTTACAATACTTTGTCAAAATTGCAACTGCGCTTCATATGATAGCCTTAGTCGAAGTTCATACATTAGAAGAACTAGACCGCGTTTTAGCTGTTGATGGAGTACAATTAATTGGTATAAATAATCGCAATCTTGCAGATTTTTCCGTAGATTTACAAACAACTTGTACTTTACTAGAAGCACGAAAAGAGGAATTGCGATCGCGCAATATCTTAGCTGTCAGCGAGTCAGGACTGCATACGCCAGCAGACCTCAAAGTAGTATCCTCCGCAGGTGCAGCAGCAGTACTAATTGGGGAATCCCTTGTCAAACAGCCCGATCCGCAAGCAGCAATCGCCGCTTTGTTTACCACCTTGTAA
- the pdxA gene encoding 4-hydroxythreonine-4-phosphate dehydrogenase PdxA, translating to MTLLQPNSLCIEKQRPRLALTLGDPAGVGPEVILKALGQIEFAQNYDVTVVGSKTQLMTTYEKLSQHCSENFANPEELKILDIEIKDTITIGIGDAASGAASFAYMQAAIARTKMGEFDAIVTGPIAKSAWKAAGYNYPGQTELLAKLAGVTRYGMLFVARSPHTNWTLRTLLATTHIPLRQVAYALTPELLASKLDLLVECLQQDFGLERPRIAIAGLNPHSGESGQLGREEQDWLIPWLEKERCDRPHVQLDGPIPPDTMWVKPSQAWYGTIDSKRAADGYLALYHDQGLIPVKQLAFDRAVNTSIGLPFVRTSPDHGTAFDIAGKGIADATSMIAAIQLAVELVCKRISSGVLRGSNPQSLTLDS from the coding sequence ATGACTTTGTTACAGCCAAATTCGCTTTGTATAGAAAAACAGCGTCCGCGTTTAGCTTTGACTTTGGGCGATCCAGCAGGGGTAGGACCTGAGGTTATTTTAAAGGCTTTAGGACAAATAGAATTTGCTCAAAACTATGACGTCACAGTAGTCGGAAGTAAAACTCAACTGATGACAACCTACGAAAAGTTATCTCAGCACTGTAGTGAGAACTTCGCCAATCCAGAAGAGTTAAAAATTTTAGACATTGAGATTAAAGACACAATTACTATAGGTATTGGTGATGCAGCAAGCGGTGCAGCGAGTTTTGCGTACATGCAAGCCGCGATCGCCCGCACGAAAATGGGCGAATTTGATGCTATTGTTACAGGTCCTATTGCTAAGTCTGCCTGGAAAGCCGCAGGCTATAATTACCCTGGGCAAACTGAGTTACTCGCTAAGCTTGCTGGTGTTACTCGATATGGAATGTTATTTGTTGCGCGATCGCCTCATACAAATTGGACACTACGAACATTATTAGCCACCACACACATTCCCTTACGTCAAGTTGCATATGCACTAACACCCGAACTTCTTGCAAGTAAATTAGACTTGCTTGTGGAATGTTTACAGCAAGATTTTGGGTTAGAAAGACCAAGAATTGCGATCGCCGGACTAAATCCGCACAGTGGAGAATCAGGACAACTCGGACGCGAAGAACAAGACTGGCTGATTCCCTGGTTGGAGAAGGAAAGATGCGATCGCCCTCATGTTCAGTTAGATGGTCCTATTCCACCAGATACAATGTGGGTGAAACCAAGTCAAGCTTGGTACGGTACAATTGACTCGAAAAGAGCTGCAGACGGCTATTTAGCGCTATATCACGACCAAGGTTTAATTCCTGTCAAACAACTTGCCTTTGATCGTGCGGTAAACACCTCAATTGGTCTTCCTTTTGTGCGAACTTCACCAGATCATGGCACAGCGTTTGACATTGCTGGTAAAGGCATTGCGGATGCTACTAGCATGATAGCCGCAATACAACTCGCTGTTGAACTTGTGTGTAAAAGAATATCGTCAGGAGTTCTCAGAGGATCTAACCCCCAATCCCTAACCTTGGATTCTTAA
- a CDS encoding DUF2949 domain-containing protein — translation MSPTNYSKFIDFLQKDLSISAASIDVALRHREQNPGPLPMILWQYGLVTLDQLNQIYDWLESAIV, via the coding sequence ATGTCACCCACAAACTACTCTAAATTTATTGACTTTCTCCAAAAGGATTTATCGATATCTGCTGCTTCTATTGATGTAGCTTTGCGCCATCGCGAACAAAACCCAGGTCCACTGCCGATGATTCTTTGGCAATATGGCTTAGTGACATTAGATCAACTCAATCAAATCTACGACTGGTTGGAAAGTGCAATAGTATAA